In Tubulanus polymorphus chromosome 8, tnTubPoly1.2, whole genome shotgun sequence, one genomic interval encodes:
- the LOC141909884 gene encoding PAS domain-containing serine/threonine-protein kinase-like, producing the protein MMTMSPMWNKHSLDFSEISPKRLSNSFPITFLQKQQNNSSSSGGCRRVPHLQSCLMLNTSYGGAGGGGGAGAGGGGAGGGGGAGAGGGGKKSVFGSPLDRIRCGKQLRAAQLGISLYDKQQYESNQSFPGVVRHPLSAADQLAADQSTCHPAADQSTDSKYTLDYFKGDGMNDVSFTMGYNKGMFGTPSGGVDETKLNMSLGSSWSFYNYVKGGSEGGSEGGSEGGGEGGGEGGEGGGEGGNCSYLTTIRNPNKAVCTINARTTEILVSNDMTCELFGYSECELLGVKLTNLLQLKHTQNTEAIEENHLDLNGQLVTVSGKVLDAIDSQGLVIPVSVWIQRLRDDSDPRCVVIMEPVERISAKVIFGSQGTIVSCDEMFAYLHGVTTTDEIIGQKITSLIPSIQLPDITAHHNTVLPKYISSQQATGRSQTGRSFPCSIRIKTVKRTDKPEITDLRRLLLDKPEQSGRLNWSIENEGRSPNTIGSSSTEEGEIFSSPESVASSPSNTCNTVLYRAVVCVYTNISGLVTFLNDGSLHSINHSFVHMLFGYTQQEVIGKDITLLIPDFYDLLESIDTEDSLPLPPLDDYDEDEEYIAKDSQVRGRCDDDLGIGKSISSDSNSGATCTSPKLHCDDLRCETAELIEEANKMIHANIFNNSDSQTVESERHDSQNVESERHDSQNVESERHDSQTVESERHDSQTVEFERHDSQNVESERHDSQTVESERHDSVESERGDRQVVIDMLNDSSVLEFQQDINEQCNDDLDSTTELLMADPLVSPSGAPTTVEFSSPSISRRDRVEFRGTTTSTPAATFKHRFTHSFIIPDGSYECQGRHKDGNEIALLFQSKRVELDDGQILYALWVSRDPEDPNCINNYTLASSFNDSLNTTAAPHSQGNKIEAVSPVDYNRPIVGEDLLLVEGVYQERYTTLQSIGKGAFGFVKLARNKLKNTEVIVKFIRKSKVLRECWVTDPVSGDIPLEIMLLKKLNHPNIVTIIDAFENDNYYQVVMEKHGQGMDLFEFIDQCPNLDEPLASYIFRQLISAVSYIHDLNILHRDIKDENVILDEYFNIKLIDFGSAAFMRPDKLFGTFCGTIEYCSPEVLKGNKYRGPELEMWSIGVTLYTLVFGENPFYDVNETIEAILKPPFMVSDGLLNLIGRLLHPEPANRATIDECLRNKWIWQTISLHEYDFKRVLPNYKFCGNVASDNRVFSYEEQPSHQQQQLQLQDDGDDDESDCEQLELELERCLNLTTDEKPHNLSCP; encoded by the exons AGTTGTTTGATGTTGAATACATCGTATGGAGGAgcaggaggaggaggaggagcaggagcaggaggaggaggagcaggaggaggaggaggagcaGGAGCAGGAGGAGGAGGAAAGAAGTCAGTATTTGGTTCACCGTTAGATAGGATCCGTTGTGGTAAACAGCTAAGAGCTGCTCAACTAGGTATATCACTATACGACAAACAGCAATATGAGTCAAATCAGTCATTTCCAGGAGTTGTACGCCACCCTCTATCAGCCGCCGACCAGTTGGCTGCTGACCAGTCGACCTGTCATCCTGCTGCCGACCAGTCGACTGATAGTAAATATACCCTCGATTATTTCAAAG GCGATGGAATGAATGACGTTAGTTTTACGATGGGTTACAACAAAGGAATGTTCggtacgccatctggtggcgtCGACGAAACTAAACTGAACATGTCACTAGGTTCCAGTTGGTCGTTTTATAACTACGTTAAAGGAGGGAGTGAAGGAGGGAGTGAAGGAGGGAGTGAAGGAGGAGGTGAAGGAGGAGGTGAAGGAGGAGAAGGAGGAGGAGAAGGAGGAAACTGTTCGTATTTAACAACTATACGGAATCCAAATAAAGCAGTTTGTACGATCAACGCCAGAACAACAGAA ataCTGGTATCTAATGATATGACATGTGAATTATTTGGATACAGTGAATGTGAATTACTAGGAGTTAAACTAACAAACTTACTACAGTTAAAACATACACAGAATACTGAAGCCATTGAAGAGAATCATCTCGATTTAAACGGACAATTAGTGACTGTTAGCGGTAAAGTG TTGGATGCTATTGACTCTCAAGGTTTAGTGATTCCAGTCTCTGTGTGGATTCAAAGATTACGAGATGATTCCGATCCGAGATGTGTCGTTATAATGGAACCAGTTGAACGTATATCAGCTAAAGTTATATTCGGTAGTCAG GGTACTATCGTGTCATGTGATGAGATGTTTGCGTACCTACACGGTGTTACAACtactgatgaaattattggACAGAAAATCACGAGTTTAATTCCTTCAATTCAACTACCGGATATAACAGCACATCACAATACTGTCCTACCGAAG TATATCAGCAGTCAACAAGCGACCGGTCGCAGTCAAACTGGTCGATCATTCCCGTGTTCAATACGTATTAAAACAGTGAAACGAACTGATAAACCAGAAATCACTGATCTACGCAGATTACTGTTAGATAAACCTGAACAAAGTG GGCGTTTGAATTggtcaattgaaaatgaaggtCGTTCCCCGAACACTATCGGTTCGTCAAGTACCGAAGAAGGAGAAATCTTCTCTTCCC ctGAATCAGTTGCGTCATCGCCCagtaatacatgtaatacaGTGTTGTATCGAGCTGTTGTATGTGTTTATACTAATATCAGTGGACTCGTTACGTTTCTCAATGATGGTTCTCTACACAGCATCAATCACTCATTCGTTCACATGTTATTTGGTTACACACAACAGGAAGTCATTGGAAAG GATATAACGTTGCTGATACCAGATTTCTATGATTTATTAGAATCTATTGATACGGAGGATTCTTTACCTCTTCCTCCTCTTGATGATTACGATGAAGATGAAGAATATATCGCAAAGGATTCTCAAGTTAGAG GTCGATGtgatgatgatttaggaattGGTAAAAGTATCAGCTCCGATTCAAACAGTGGCGCCACCTGCACATCTCCTAAACTTCACTGCGATGATCTCCG ATGTGAAACTGCTGAATTGATTGAAGAAGCAAATAAAATGATTCATGCAAACATATTCAACAACAGTGACTCTCAAACTGTAGAATCTGAACGTCATGACTCACAAAATGTAGAATCTGAACGTCATGACTCTCAAAATGTAGAATCTGAACGTCATGACTCACAAACTGTAGAATCTGAACGTCATGACTCACAAACTGTAGAATTTGAACGTCATGACTCTCAAAATGTAGAATCTGAACGTCATGACTCACAAACTGTAGAATCTGAACGTCATGACTCTGTAGAATCTGAACGTGGTGATAGACAAGTTGTGATTGATATGCTGAATGACTCCAGTGTGTTAGAATTCCAACAGGATATCAATGAACAATGTAATGATGATTTAGATAGTACAACTGAACTATTAATGGCTGATCCGTTAGTTTCACCAAGTGGCGCCCCCACTACTGTTGAGTTCTCCAGTCCGTCGATATCTCGTAGAGATAGAGTTGAATTCCGAGGAACTACGACCTCGACCCCGGCCGCGACCTTCAAACACCGGTTTACTCACAGTTTCATTATTCCTGATGGAAGTTACGAATGTCAAGGTCGTCATAAAGATGGAAATGAAATCG ctttattatttcaatctaAGCGTGTTGAACTAGATGATGGACAGATACTGTATGCATTGTGGGTATCACGTGACCCCGAAGATCCGAACTGTATCAATAATTATACATTAGCGTCGAGTTTTAATGATTCTCTCAACACCACAGCTGCACCTCACAGTCAG GGTAATAAAATAGAAGCAGTTAGTCCGGTGGATTATAATCGTCCGATTGTTGGTGAGGATTTACTGTTAGTGGAAGGAGTTTATCAGGAACGATACACAACTCTTCAATCAATCGGGAAAGGAGCTTTTGGATTCGTGAAATTGGCTCGTAATAAACTCAAAAACACTGAG GTAATAGTGAAGTTTATCCGTAAATCTAAAGTGCTGCGTGAATGTTGGGTAACTGATCCGGTGTCAGGTGATATACCACTCGAgattatgttactgaaaaaactAAACCATCCAAACATTGTTACC aTTATCGatgcatttgaaaatgataattattatcaagTAGTGATGGAGAAACACGGACAGGGAATGGATCTGTTTGAATTTATAGATCAATGTCCGAATCTCGATGAACCATTGGCCAGTTATATCTTCCGTCAG TTAATCTCAGCAGTCAGTTATATCCATGATTTAAACATCTTACATCGAGATATCAAAGATGAAAACGTTATTTTAGACGAATATTTCAAcataaaactgattgatttCGGTTCAGCCGCGTTCATGAGACCCGATAAACTATTCGGAACTTTCTGCGGAACTATCGAATATTGTAGTCCTGAGGTTTTAAAAGGAAACAA ATATCGAGGTCCTGAGTTAGAGATGTGGTCAATAGGTGTCACTCTGTACACACTAGTGTTTGGTGAGAATCCTTTCTACGACGTCAATGAAACGATTGAAGCTATTTTAAAACCACCGTTTATGGTTTCTGACG GTTtattaaatctgattggtCGATTGTTACACCCGGAACCGGCGAATCGCGCGACAATCGACGAATGTTTGAGAAATAAATGGATTTGGCAAACGATTTCACTGCATGAATACGATTTTAAACGGGTTCTTCCTAATTACA aattttgtggAAATGTCGCATCTGATAATAGAGTATTCAGCTACGAGGAACAACCAtcgcaccagcagcagcagctgcagctgcAGGATGATGGTGATGACGATGAGTCTGATTGCGAACAACTTGAACTGGAATTAGAAAGATGTTTAAACCTGACGACTGATGAGAAACCTCACAATTTATCATGTCCATAA
- the LOC141909885 gene encoding glutamate receptor 2-like yields the protein MRNTLNWSSYVRSVESWDGSDAGAAGAGAAGAAAAAAAAAAVCNRNTPSNMIGMYVRISFILWLFVVFTAAQDVDEPRCTIIKIGLIRGDDEFRTGAIEIILRGLVSTQRFETSSAIVQYFWNRTAPVLCTNNRPGYKLITRVVHVLPGRYSIQRNEILKADYDIFIGSVNELVLNIAMTHSIPYIVYEMGTTDIKQRRSDKFRNSTIINMFPLFQDTIHVFTDFASVHARTRIYLLAGSEFAEKAASVRQAFSGNNQYIELNIGLPGKSFNAPSIAKTIVEKDIDIVFYWLFKERFDIFQVIVETQRRRQGKENIVWVDSNLDENLRRDYIEIIKQHDTRTYWFAISALPSLVYNHRFHILVNELKPFEVKNTDQISIGLEPIILLMRALQEISYREFTSKKLAKILKTVTINHVIDKRHWWRSDVHIAGDVSFDEFGTRENFTLFLRLRNLRGVFKEKLWLSNDKTLPHLFKSAKRDKDKMITIAAVLDEPFIFHKTINTVDYKHDNKTRPLSDFQGLCVDILKKIKRYLRDYQGLNVDFQILPVTRYGQLERAGDWSGAFGYLHNSLYNVSLLVGGISSNKQRLADFEFTDGYIFDGISFIYKKHSYYNMFGFAKPFDLKVWFALAIALIVSAIFYYAVYRLNPSGADNDPDTRFDLKQSFWYSYSTIIQAGAPYEPVRLHMRVFSSFYFFFALIVIGCYTGNLANFLTEQNYPKMNSFEQLRTTQRKQGNEIFMIKDGATELYFEDQARYYLKSGDSIKWKTVKSAIEGIKTVENYTNSDTRIFISNWVRLSYAAGRADRCDLVVSPSLVDIQPLAFAMRRGYVLKSDIQHAMQALLSEGKVDQSMNYWLRPRGKCQVFTKEDKDEIEPLTIHHFAGIMIILTVMVIFSFIVVGGKLLFYKCGGKRTPIRAPPDETEENETKKLNPGVKNQTQTSSI from the exons ATGCGTAATACACTGAACTGGAGCTCGTATGTGCGTTCAGTTGAGTCCTGGGACGGTTCtgatgctggtgctgctggtgctggtgctgctggtgctgctgctgctgctgctgctgctgctgctgtttgtAACAGGAATACGCCTTCAAACATGATCGGGATGTACGTCAgaattagttttattctatgGTTATTTGTGGTGTTTACTGCGGCTCAAGACGTCGATGAACCGCGCTGTACAATCATTAAAATAG GTTTGATAAGAGGAGATGACGAATTCAGAACCGGTGCGATTGAAATTATCTTAAGAGGTTTGGTCAGTACTCAGAGATTTGAAACTTCGAGCGCAATAGTGCAATATTTCTGGAATCGCACAGCACCAGTTTTATGTACAAATAATCGACCAGGATACAAGTTAATCACAAGAGTAGTTCACGTTCTACCAGGACGATACAGCATTCAAC gcaatgaaattttgaaagcAGATTACGATATTTTTATCGGTTCAGTTAACGAATTAGTGTTGAACATAGCGATGACTCATTCGATCCCGTATATTGTATACGAGATGGGAACAACAGATATCAAACAGCGACGCAGCGACAAATTCCGCAATTCTACAATTATCAACATGTTCCCGTTATTTCAAGATACAATACATGTTTTCACCGATTTCGCCTCAGTGCACGCTAGAACAAGGATCTACCTATTGGCCGGCTCTGAATTCGCTGAGA AGGCTGCCAGTGTCCGACAGGCATTTAGTGGTAACAACCAGTACATCGAGTTAAACATCGGACTTCCTGGGAAATCCTTTAATGCGCCCTCTATTGCTAAAACCATCGTCGAAAAAGACATCGATATCGTGTTTTACTGGTTATTTAAGGAacgatttgatatttttcag GTTATAGTTGAAACACAGCGACGAAGACAAGGTAAAGAAAATATCGTGTGGGTCGATTCTAACTTG GATGAAAACTTACGACGCgattatattgaaataataaaacaacACGATACAAGGACATATTGGTTCGCTATTTCTGCTCTACCATCTTTAGTTTATAATCATCGGTTCCATATTTTGGTAAACGAGCTGAAACCGTTCGAAGTTAAAAACACTGACCAGATATCTATAGGTCTCGAGCCGATTATTTTACTGATGCGCGCGCTACAGGAAATATCGTATCGCGAGTTTACGAGTAAAAAACTGGCGAAAATTCTCAAAACG GTCACTATAAACCATGTAATAGATAAACGTCACTGGTGGAGGAGCGATGTTCACATCGCTGGTGATGTTTCATTCGATGAATTTGGAACCAGGGAAAATTTCACGTTATTTCTAAGACTTCGGAATCTGCGCGGAGTTTTCAAAGAA AAACTATGGTTGTCGAATGATAAAACTTTACCACATTTGTTCAAATCAGCGAAACGAGACAAGGACAAAATGATCACAATAGCAGCAGTACTG GATGAGCCATTTATCTTTCATAAAACTATCAATACAGTCGACTATAAACACGACAATAAAACGAGACCATTGTCTGATTTTCAAGGTTTATGCGTcgacattttgaaaaagatcaaACGTTATCTCCGCGATTATCAAGGTTTAAATGTGGATTTCCAGATATTACCCGTTACTAGATACGGTCAATTAGAACGCGCAGGTGATTGGTCGGGCGCATTTGGTTATCTA CACAACTCGTTGTATAACGTCAGTCTACTGGTCGGTGGAATATCATCAAATAAACAACGTTTAGCTGATTTTGAATTCACCGACGGTTACATATTCGACGgaatatcattcatttataagaAACATTCCTATTACAACATGTTCGGATTTGCGAAACCgtttgatttgaaagtttggtTCGCCCTCGCTATCGCGCTCATCGTCAGCGCCATCTTTTATTACGCCGTCTACCGGTTAAATCCTAGCGGAGCGGACAACGACCCGGACACCAGGTTCGATTTGAAGCAGAGTTTCTGGTATTCGTACAGTACTATTATTCAAGCTGGCGCCCCCTATGAACCGGTTCGGTTGCACATGCGCGTGTTCAGCtcattttactttttcttcGCGCTGATAGTTATAGGCTGTTACACGGGTAATCTAGCGAACTTCCTCACCGAACAGAATTACccgaaaatgaattcattcgaACAACTTAGAACAACGCAAAGAAAACAAGGCAATGAGATATTCATGATAAAAGACGGCGCCACTGAGTTATATTTTGAAGATCAGGCTCGGTATTATTTGAAGAGCGGGGACTCGATTAAATGGAAAACGGTGAAATCAGCGATTGAAGGAATTAAAACGGTGGAGAACTATACGAATTCTGATACTAGAATATTCATCAGTAACTGGGTTCGTCTGTCGTACGCAGCAG GTCGAGCGGATCGATGTGATCTAGTGGTTTCTCCATCTCTGGTAGATATTCAACCATTAGCGTTTGCCATGCGTCGAGGTTATGTGCTCAAATCTGACATACAACACGCGATGCAAGCTTTATTGAGCGAAGGGAAGGTCGATCAGTCCATGAATTA TTGGTTGAGACCGCGAGGTAAATGTCAAGTTTTTACCAAggaagataaagatgaaattgaaCCGTTAACTATTCACCATTTTGCTGGTATAATGATCATTCTTACTGTGATGGTTATTTTCTCGTTTATCGTCGTCGGAGGGAAATTACTATTCTATAAATGTGGAGGCAAACGAACCCCGATCAGAGCACCGCcg GATGAAACCGAGGAAAATGAAACGAAGAAACTAAATCCCGGTG TAAAAAATCAAACACAGACCTCGAGTATCTGA
- the LOC141910414 gene encoding uncharacterized protein LOC141910414 — protein MRVNALTVVIILCHVIEVIWGHAGSVKLYKHPRGDVIRTRGGKTCVQQYKYKDETYTNECTREDDTAYWCATSDDYPDDSTAWDYCTGMTGRKSETETETDKLCYFPFYWGGEIRFSCVQSKKDKDKTWCPTSSGFFPGNINWDYCKPPYWQAEDMSAGNAAYRIPAPAKKYKPIHPSTCKPEDPVCVITLVVEEKLTMVYNQQLLVARNGKLYDPKGVPVDPNKVIVGDSYFVPRRAVVINGTLPGPRLDVYEGQKLIINVHNNMFSDATTIHWHGLHSKSTAYFDGTGFINMCPIAPSLVVTSPVYASPHGTHWYHAHVGFQMGDGMFGPLIVHKKNPPVHYDGDFVLLLAVWNRRYGANEWFLYKSQGELNEILGDKYNTTDQFKNFEGGLINGKGRLPAKNGSFITDGPLETYVVEPNKRYRFRIIGGQADKEFILHIHGHWFEVIASDGADIVPFKATSLGVSAGERYDIVVTTDQPIANYWIRAMNKNGWSVDAILRYRTAPDSDPVAKTSKPIACSATTRCVYVNCLYEKPIPAFTVCKDFDKILSYPPVAAPALTPDSPDDIFLNFGKPGYGNKEGPHSINGIKFVFPKTSLLTNPNSGLTDCDPMKCGSQQLCSCTHHLHIRKDSTIQMVFMSMGKGKGKHPIHLHGHHFSVLKYGLPVLDSKGKNIRQNPDIACDGDFCNKGKWANSSWGGDNIPGLNLNNPPQKDTIFIPKGGYAVIRFKADNPGVWFLHCHIEEHLADGMAMVVLEGQEEWDVPSSFPTCGRYTPFFTRKAARMKHHG, from the exons ATGCGAGTGAATGCGCTGACTGTAGTTATCATACTCTGTCACGTGATCGAGGTGATATGGGGTCACGCCGGATCGGTGAAATTGTACAAACATC CTCGTGGTGACGTCATAA GGACGCGTGGAGGTAAAACTTGCGTGCAACAATACAAGTATAAAGATGAAACATACACTAATGAGTGTACGCGTGAAGATGACACGGCGTATTGGTGCGCCACTTCAGACGATTACCCGGATGATAGCACAGCGTGGGATTATTGTA CTGGGATGACTGGTAGAAAAAGTGAAACCG AAACGGAAACAGATAAATTGTGTTATTTCCCGTTTTACTGGGGAGGCGAAATCAGATTTTCGTGCGTTCAATCAAAGAAAGATAAGGATAAAACCTGGTGCCCAACATCCAGTGGATTCTTCCCTGGAAATATTAACTGGGATTACTGTA agCCGCCATATTGGCAGGCAGAGGATATGAGCGCTGGGAACGCCGCCTACCGGATACCAg CTCCGGCGAAAAAGTACAAACCGATACACCCTAGCACGTGTAAACCGGAAGATCCGGTTTGTGTGATTACACTGGTTGTCGAGGAGAAGCTAACAATGGTTTATAATCAACAACTTCTAGTGGCGCGTAACGGTAAACTATACGACCCGAAAGGCGTCCCAGTTGATCCAAACaag GTGATTGTCGGTGATTCATATTTCGTCCCTCGTCGAGCTGTTGTTATAAACGGAACTCTACCCGGGCCGCGTCTAGACGTCTACGAGGGTCAGAAACTTATCATTAACGTCCATAACAATATGTTCAGCGACGCTACGACGATTCATTGGCACGGGCTTCACTCGAAATCTACCGCTTACTTCGACGGTACCGGATTCATAAACATGTGTCCCATAGCTCCTAGTCTGGTGGTTACTAGTCCCGTGTACGCCTCACCGCACGGCACACACTGGTATCACGCACACGTCGGCTTTCAGATGGGTGATGGTATGTTCGGACCTCTGATCGTTCATAAGAAGAACCCACCGGTTCACTATGACGGAGATTTCGTTCTGTTATTGGCAGTTTGGAATCGTCGATACGGAGCTAACGAATGGTTCTTGTATAAAAGTCAAGGCGAATTGAACGAAATTCTCGGAGACAa GTATAACACGACTGATCAATTCAAGAATTTCGAAGGTGGCTTAATTAACGGCAAGGGACGGTTACCGGCAAAGAACGGCTCCTTCATAACCGACGGTCCTCTCGAAACCTACGTCGTCGAACCGAACAAACGTTACCGTTTCCGAATTATCGGTGGACAAGCCGATAAAGAGTTCATCCTACACATCCACGGACACTGGTTCGAGGTAATTGCGTCAGATGGCGCTGATATCGTACCGTTCAAAGCGACATCTCTTGGCGTCAGTGCTGGCGAACGATACGATATCGTCGTGACGACCGATCAACCGATAGCTAATTACTGGATCAGAGCCATGAATAAGAACGGCTGGTCGGTTGACGCTATTTTACGGTACCGCACTGCTCCGGACTCTGACCCGGTTGCCAAAACCAGTAAGCCCATAGCCTGTTCCGCGACTACTCGATGCGTGTATGTGAACTGTCTTTATGAAAAACCGATTCCAGCTTTCACCGTGTGTAAAGATTTCGATAAAATTCTCTCCTACCCGCCAGTAGCAGCACCCGCTTTAACACCGGATTCACCCGACGATATCTTCCTGAATTTCGGCAAACCCGGTTACGGTAACAAAGAGGGACCACACTCGATCAATGGTATCAAATTCGTTTTCCCCAAGACGTCGCTTTTGACAAATCCAAACTCAGGATTGACCGACTGTGACCCGATGAAATGTGGCAGTCAACAGTTGTGTTCGTGCACACATCACTTACACATCCGCAAAGATTCGACTATACAAATGGTGTTTATGAGTATGGGTAAGGGTAAGGGTAAACACCCTATACATCTACACGGCCATCACTTCAGCGTGTTGAAATACGGTCTTCCAGTTCTGGATAGCAAGGGTAAAAACATCCGCCAGAATCCGGATATTGCCTGTGACGGTGATTTCTGTAATAAGGGCAAGTGGGCGAATTCGTCGTGGGGAGGAGATAACATCCCGGGTTTGAATCTGAATAACCCGCCTCAGAAGGATACGATTTTTATTCCCAAGGGAGGATATGCTGTAATTCGTTTCAAGGCCGACAATCCGGGAGTTTGGTTCCTGCATTGTCACATCGAGGAGCACCTCGCTGACGGGATGGCTATGGTTGTGTTAGAAGGGCAGGAGGAATGGGATGTTCCCAGTTCATTCCCGACATGTGGTCGTTATACACCGTTCTTCACTCGTAAAGCGGCTCGAATGAAACATCACGGTTAA